Proteins from one Brevibacillus humidisoli genomic window:
- a CDS encoding ferric reductase-like transmembrane domain-containing protein codes for MNQQAESSNQTRMKRMAANIIIAVAVLIFSRQLWPDFAHFQSREAWSMILGYIAFIGIGITLLIGPLKQWLPTRWTASLLYLRRDIGIWTGAAVFLHVGLVLVSFENGARFLFYLDDQQPATGWIHLFLDQNRGGWSIKISMMGIANYLGLIAFCCLLAMWLTSSDRAVRLLGGTAWRRLHVSNPIIFLLVALHGLIYVEGIKAEPLEAGDLLPLLFVVVLVRTITFIWTVVRSKYSSVKLKR; via the coding sequence GTGAATCAGCAGGCAGAAAGCTCCAACCAGACTCGTATGAAGAGGATGGCAGCCAACATCATCATCGCGGTCGCCGTACTTATCTTCTCACGCCAGCTTTGGCCCGATTTTGCCCACTTCCAGTCAAGGGAAGCATGGAGCATGATCCTGGGGTACATTGCTTTTATCGGCATCGGGATTACGCTGTTGATCGGTCCGCTGAAACAATGGCTGCCCACAAGGTGGACTGCCTCTTTGCTCTATCTGCGGCGGGATATCGGTATCTGGACCGGTGCAGCGGTTTTTCTGCACGTTGGATTGGTGCTGGTTTCGTTTGAGAATGGTGCGCGATTTCTATTTTACCTAGATGATCAACAGCCGGCTACGGGCTGGATCCATCTCTTCCTCGATCAGAACCGAGGTGGATGGTCAATCAAAATCAGCATGATGGGGATCGCCAACTATCTTGGTCTGATCGCCTTCTGCTGTTTGCTGGCGATGTGGCTCACCTCGTCCGATCGGGCAGTACGGCTGCTTGGGGGAACTGCTTGGAGACGGCTGCACGTGAGCAATCCCATCATCTTTTTGTTGGTTGCGCTTCATGGACTCATTTATGTGGAAGGGATCAAAGCAGAACCGCTGGAAGCAGGTGATCTGCTGCCGCTGCTGTTTGTTGTCGTCCTTGTCAGAACCATCACTTTCATTTGGACGGTAGTTCGCAGCAAGTATTCAAGTGTCAAGCTGAAGCGGTGA
- a CDS encoding phosphodiester glycosidase family protein → MPGKAHGFLAFLLAPVVGFYLAFALANPVQTLQAERLQLPLDETKTRLTEVSSAVDETKDITADAIDAIQDLKEAAEEEKEYYETHHKKIEQLVAASHSQVAKSEDVLDQILSSMLGDPIGQTFGENATVKVYSLTEAGYRGYMAKVRLHNPNALKVVLANDKVVSNGETTSHAAKRKGAVLAVNAGGFYQTDGKLAVLGTTVVDGKIAAFSTNTNLSFVGFNKNGRLVGGKVTSREQLEQMDVLQGASFLPTLLQDGKRMPIPRDWANTRQPRTMIGHFTNGDLLFIVIDGRRKGWSNGVTLEEAQSKLLEFKVRDAYNLDGGGSSAFYYKGKILNRPSDGRERPVTSNIVVLP, encoded by the coding sequence GTGCCTGGTAAGGCTCATGGCTTCCTCGCTTTTCTGCTTGCTCCCGTTGTCGGTTTCTATCTCGCCTTCGCTCTCGCAAATCCGGTCCAGACTTTACAAGCGGAACGACTGCAGCTGCCGCTGGATGAGACAAAAACACGTTTGACGGAGGTCAGCAGTGCCGTAGATGAGACCAAGGACATAACTGCTGATGCGATCGACGCGATTCAGGATTTGAAAGAAGCAGCCGAAGAAGAGAAGGAGTATTATGAGACGCATCACAAAAAGATAGAGCAATTGGTCGCAGCCAGCCATTCTCAGGTGGCCAAATCAGAAGATGTTCTGGATCAGATCTTGTCCAGTATGTTGGGGGATCCGATCGGCCAGACGTTCGGTGAGAATGCCACGGTGAAAGTGTACTCGCTGACAGAGGCAGGGTACCGAGGCTACATGGCCAAAGTAAGACTGCACAACCCAAACGCATTAAAAGTGGTTCTGGCCAACGATAAAGTGGTCAGCAACGGAGAAACAACCAGCCACGCCGCCAAACGAAAAGGTGCCGTGCTTGCGGTCAATGCAGGTGGTTTCTATCAAACGGATGGCAAGTTGGCGGTACTGGGTACCACAGTGGTTGACGGAAAAATTGCTGCCTTCTCCACCAACACCAACCTTTCCTTTGTCGGATTTAACAAGAATGGGAGATTGGTCGGCGGGAAAGTGACGTCGAGAGAACAATTGGAGCAGATGGATGTTCTGCAGGGGGCCAGCTTCCTTCCTACATTGCTGCAAGACGGTAAACGAATGCCGATCCCGCGTGACTGGGCTAACACACGACAGCCCCGGACGATGATTGGTCACTTTACCAACGGCGATCTGTTGTTTATCGTGATCGACGGAAGGCGAAAAGGGTGGAGCAACGGCGTCACCTTGGAAGAGGCTCAGTCCAAGCTGCTGGAGTTCAAAGTGCGCGATGCTTACAACCTGGATGGCGGTGGTTCAAGTGCATTCTACTACAAAGGGAAAATTCTCAATCGCCCGTCGGATGGTCGTGAACGTCCTGTGACCAGCAATATCGTAGTTTTGCCTTGA